In one Spirosoma rigui genomic region, the following are encoded:
- a CDS encoding OsmC family protein: MAGIKRTSEAVWNGTGMEGSGTLSSTSGVLNQTPYSFKARFQNEDGKAGTNPEELIAAAHAGCYAMQLSFMLTGAGFAPTSLDAKSTLEMDQVEGGFKIARIKLSVVGTVPSISAEQFDELATKAKEICPVSQALSALPITLDAKLA, from the coding sequence ATGGCAGGAATTAAGCGTACGTCCGAAGCCGTCTGGAACGGTACAGGTATGGAAGGCAGCGGAACGCTGTCGTCGACAAGCGGGGTGCTCAACCAGACACCCTATTCATTCAAAGCCCGTTTTCAGAACGAAGACGGCAAGGCAGGCACCAACCCGGAAGAACTCATTGCGGCCGCCCACGCAGGCTGCTACGCCATGCAGCTGAGCTTCATGCTCACCGGTGCCGGTTTTGCCCCAACCTCGCTGGACGCCAAATCGACTCTGGAGATGGACCAGGTAGAAGGCGGTTTTAAGATCGCGCGGATCAAGTTATCGGTAGTGGGTACGGTCCCCTCCATTTCTGCCGAACAGTTCGATGAACTGGCTACCAAAGCCAAAGAAATCTGCCCGGTATCGCAGGCTTTATCGGCCCTGCCCATCACGCTCGACGCAAAACTGGCGTAG
- a CDS encoding Gfo/Idh/MocA family protein yields MPFPTRREFIRTAALTGAGASIFPSILTHAKPADAKVRLGFIGVGERGRSHVAQALYRDDVEIPAICDIAADSIAKTNALIQKAGRKLPEAYSNGNEAFLQMLKRDDLDGVVIATPWEWHVPMAVATMKAGKYAAVEVSATVTLQESWDLVNTSEKTGMPCMILENVCYRRDVLAVLNMVRQGLFGEMTYAHCGYQHDLREVKFNNGKQTYGGGVEFGEKAYSEARWRTQHSVDRNGDLYPTHGLGPVAHWLNINRGNQFVRLTSMATKSRGLHKYVVDKGGADHPNAKVNFKLGDVVTTMIECANGENIMIIHDTNSPRPYSLGFRAQGTEGIWMDDNDMIYLEGKSPKAHTWEPFAPYQDKYDHPLWKRHAQTAEKAGHGGIDFFVLRGFIEAVKAKGPVPIDVYDAAAWSAISPLSEKSIAGGSKPIDIPDFTRGKWKSNKPIFGLTDNF; encoded by the coding sequence ATGCCATTTCCTACCCGTCGTGAGTTTATCCGGACAGCCGCGCTGACCGGAGCCGGTGCTTCCATTTTTCCATCCATCCTGACGCATGCCAAACCCGCTGATGCCAAGGTACGGCTGGGATTTATCGGGGTGGGCGAACGGGGACGCAGCCACGTAGCGCAGGCACTCTACCGCGACGATGTCGAAATTCCAGCCATCTGCGATATTGCCGCCGACAGTATCGCGAAAACGAATGCGCTGATTCAAAAGGCAGGCCGGAAATTACCCGAAGCCTACTCGAACGGGAACGAGGCTTTCTTACAGATGCTGAAGCGCGATGACCTCGATGGCGTAGTCATTGCTACCCCCTGGGAGTGGCACGTACCGATGGCCGTTGCTACCATGAAAGCGGGTAAATATGCCGCCGTCGAAGTGTCTGCCACGGTGACGCTACAGGAGTCCTGGGATCTGGTCAATACGTCGGAAAAGACGGGGATGCCGTGCATGATCCTGGAAAACGTATGCTACCGGCGCGACGTGCTGGCCGTGCTGAACATGGTCCGGCAGGGCCTGTTTGGGGAAATGACCTACGCCCACTGCGGCTACCAGCACGACCTGCGGGAAGTAAAATTCAACAACGGCAAGCAAACCTACGGCGGTGGTGTCGAGTTCGGTGAGAAAGCGTACTCCGAGGCCCGCTGGCGAACCCAGCACTCCGTAGACCGGAACGGCGACCTGTATCCTACCCACGGACTGGGACCCGTTGCCCACTGGCTCAACATCAACCGGGGTAACCAGTTTGTCCGGCTTACCAGCATGGCTACCAAAAGCCGGGGTCTCCACAAATACGTCGTCGACAAAGGCGGGGCCGATCACCCGAACGCCAAGGTCAATTTTAAACTCGGCGACGTAGTCACGACCATGATCGAGTGCGCCAACGGCGAAAACATCATGATCATCCACGATACCAACTCGCCCCGCCCCTACTCGCTCGGTTTCCGGGCGCAGGGCACCGAGGGCATCTGGATGGACGACAACGATATGATCTACTTGGAAGGCAAGTCGCCCAAGGCCCACACCTGGGAGCCCTTTGCCCCGTACCAGGACAAGTACGACCACCCCCTCTGGAAGCGACACGCCCAGACGGCCGAGAAGGCCGGTCATGGCGGCATCGATTTTTTCGTACTGCGCGGTTTTATCGAAGCCGTTAAAGCCAAAGGCCCCGTTCCCATCGACGTGTACGATGCAGCGGCCTGGAGCGCCATCAGCCCGCTATCGGAAAAGAGTATTGCCGGCGGCAGCAAACCAATTGATATTCCTGATTTTACGCGCGGCAAATGGAAATCCAATAAGCCAATCTTCGGCCTTACGGACAATTTCTGA
- a CDS encoding sugar MFS transporter, with the protein MVSAPSPKTRNYVGPLLIIGALFFVFGFVTWVNSVLIAFFKQAFNLSTVGSNLVAFAFFISYTLMAIPSSALLKRTGFKNGMSMGLLVMAVGTIIFVPAARAVSYPLFLVGLFLIGIGLTVLQTASNPYATILGPRESAAQRISFLGIANKLAGIISQVIFGGLLLTGANAVSGAASLEKVVTPYLILTGVLVVLAGLIRFSNLPEVSEEQDDVPASATVRTSVWQFPNLVLGVLALFCYVGAEVIAGDTIINYGLAIGFDNDEAKHFTTYTLYGLLAGYVLGIVAIPRFISQQMALRVGSVLALVLTAGAILTSGFTSILCVALLGFAISPMWPAIWPLALNQLGKFTKTGSALLIMGISGGALLPLLHGYLSDSISPKMAYALLLPLFGFILYYAMLGHKKSNW; encoded by the coding sequence ATGGTCTCTGCCCCCTCTCCCAAGACCCGGAATTACGTGGGTCCTCTGCTTATTATCGGCGCTCTTTTTTTCGTCTTTGGCTTCGTCACCTGGGTCAACAGCGTGTTGATTGCCTTTTTCAAGCAGGCCTTTAATTTGAGTACCGTTGGCTCTAACCTGGTTGCCTTTGCGTTTTTCATCTCCTACACGCTGATGGCCATCCCCTCATCGGCCCTGCTGAAACGGACGGGCTTCAAAAACGGGATGTCGATGGGGCTACTGGTCATGGCCGTCGGTACGATTATTTTTGTGCCGGCTGCCCGCGCCGTCTCGTACCCGCTCTTTCTGGTCGGCCTGTTCCTGATCGGTATCGGACTGACGGTGCTGCAAACGGCTTCCAACCCCTACGCGACTATATTGGGGCCCCGCGAGAGTGCCGCCCAGCGGATCAGCTTTCTGGGTATTGCTAACAAGCTGGCGGGTATCATCAGCCAGGTTATTTTCGGCGGGCTGCTGCTCACGGGTGCCAATGCCGTTTCCGGGGCTGCCAGTCTGGAAAAAGTCGTTACGCCATACCTGATCCTGACGGGCGTGCTGGTCGTGCTGGCGGGTCTGATCCGGTTCTCGAACCTGCCCGAAGTATCGGAAGAGCAGGACGACGTACCGGCCTCTGCTACAGTGCGAACCAGCGTCTGGCAGTTTCCGAACCTTGTTCTGGGTGTGCTGGCGCTCTTCTGCTACGTGGGTGCCGAAGTCATTGCGGGCGATACGATCATCAACTACGGCCTGGCTATAGGCTTTGACAACGACGAAGCCAAGCACTTTACCACATACACGTTATACGGTCTGCTGGCCGGGTATGTACTCGGCATCGTAGCGATTCCCCGCTTCATCTCCCAGCAGATGGCCTTGCGCGTGGGTTCGGTGCTGGCGCTGGTGCTCACAGCGGGCGCTATTTTGACCAGTGGCTTCACGTCGATTCTGTGCGTAGCCCTGCTCGGGTTTGCCATTTCGCCCATGTGGCCCGCCATCTGGCCCCTGGCCCTGAACCAGCTCGGCAAGTTCACCAAAACGGGGTCTGCCCTGCTCATCATGGGTATCTCCGGCGGTGCCCTGCTCCCACTGCTGCATGGCTACCTCTCCGACAGCATTAGCCCTAAAATGGCTTACGCCCTGCTGCTGCCGCTGTTTGGTTTTATTCTGTACTACGCCATGCTGGGCCATAAGAAATCGAACTGGTAA
- a CDS encoding ABC transporter permease, with protein MNLPAWIARRYFFSKKKRSFISWLSILSMLGVGVGTMALVIVLSVFNGMEELNRQIFKTFESDMTIAPRQGKRFMAPPALLARLRQTPGVSLLTSVAQDNALAKYADGQTVIRLKGVDDNYLQRQQLDSALIEGKLLLRRDGVNYAIVADGVRSDLGISVTDILTPIEIMYPRSGQSFNVLNPDAFGSESLTVAGIFFIESRYDNFVLAPLSTARDLFGYQPNEVTSLELQLAPGTNEETAKQALQAVVGDKLLVQSRDDLNVDLYRAIRVEKLFVALTLGFIILIASINIFFSLSMLVIEKKEDIKIMFAMGATAGLIRRIFLTEGAIIALTGAIAGLLLGITVCLLQEQYGFIRMGTVSSIIDAYPVRLYASDIALTGVLVIVVTILTSWFPAQRAARVAAVSNT; from the coding sequence ATGAACCTCCCCGCCTGGATTGCCCGACGGTATTTTTTCTCGAAAAAGAAGCGCAGCTTCATCAGCTGGCTGTCGATCCTGTCCATGCTCGGCGTGGGCGTAGGTACGATGGCGCTGGTTATTGTGCTGTCGGTTTTCAACGGTATGGAGGAGCTGAACCGGCAGATCTTTAAAACCTTCGAGTCCGACATGACAATTGCCCCCCGCCAGGGCAAACGGTTTATGGCTCCCCCGGCCTTACTCGCCCGTCTGCGGCAAACTCCCGGTGTTTCGTTGCTTACGTCAGTAGCGCAGGATAACGCGCTGGCCAAATACGCCGACGGGCAGACCGTAATCCGGCTGAAGGGTGTCGACGATAACTACCTGCAACGCCAGCAACTCGACTCGGCCCTGATCGAGGGGAAGCTCCTGCTCCGCCGGGATGGGGTCAACTACGCCATCGTGGCCGATGGGGTGCGGAGTGATCTGGGCATTTCAGTGACCGATATTCTGACACCCATCGAGATTATGTACCCCCGTAGCGGGCAGTCGTTCAACGTCCTGAACCCCGACGCGTTCGGCAGCGAGTCGCTGACGGTTGCGGGTATTTTTTTCATTGAATCCCGTTACGATAATTTCGTGCTGGCTCCGCTGTCGACAGCCCGTGACCTGTTCGGCTACCAACCCAACGAAGTGACCAGCCTGGAACTGCAGCTGGCGCCCGGTACCAACGAAGAGACGGCCAAGCAGGCGTTACAGGCGGTTGTGGGCGACAAGCTGCTGGTGCAGAGCCGCGACGATTTGAACGTCGATCTGTACCGGGCTATCCGGGTTGAAAAACTGTTCGTAGCCCTGACGCTGGGGTTCATCATTCTGATCGCGTCCATTAATATTTTCTTTTCCCTGTCGATGCTGGTCATTGAGAAGAAGGAGGATATCAAAATCATGTTTGCGATGGGTGCTACCGCGGGCCTTATCCGTCGGATCTTCCTCACCGAAGGGGCAATCATTGCCCTGACTGGTGCTATCGCGGGTTTATTACTGGGTATAACGGTTTGCCTCTTGCAGGAACAATACGGCTTCATTCGTATGGGTACGGTCAGCTCCATCATTGATGCCTACCCGGTACGGCTGTATGCGAGCGATATTGCCCTGACGGGGGTTCTGGTAATCGTTGTTACCATTCTGACGTCCTGGTTTCCCGCCCAACGGGCCGCGCGGGTTGCTGCCGTCTCCAATACGTAG
- the rbfA gene encoding 30S ribosome-binding factor RbfA, whose product MESKRQQKVARQLQKDLSEIFQREVPHLFNGAFITVTSVRISPDLSVARVYLSFLATKNKDMLLESIREKGKMIRQHLGERVRHQLRIVPELGFYIDDTVEYADKMDKLFHGLDIPPAPAEDDDDE is encoded by the coding sequence ATGGAATCGAAACGACAGCAGAAAGTAGCGCGGCAGCTACAAAAAGACCTTAGCGAAATTTTCCAGCGTGAGGTACCCCATTTGTTCAATGGTGCCTTCATCACGGTAACCAGCGTGCGCATCTCGCCCGATCTGAGCGTAGCTCGTGTGTACCTGAGTTTTCTGGCAACTAAGAACAAAGACATGTTGCTGGAAAGTATTCGGGAGAAAGGCAAGATGATTCGGCAGCACCTGGGCGAGCGCGTTCGCCACCAGCTCCGGATTGTGCCCGAACTAGGTTTCTACATCGATGATACGGTAGAATATGCCGACAAGATGGACAAGCTATTTCACGGCCTGGATATACCGCCAGCGCCCGCCGAAGACGACGACGATGAGTAA
- a CDS encoding queuosine precursor transporter, whose protein sequence is MPSYSFTNKRTNLYIFLSAVFLTNALIAEIIGVKIFSGEALIGTKPAQIHLFGDFILDFNLTAGAVIWPFVFITSDIINEYFGKAGVRRISFLTAGFVAYSFLIIYAVTTLPPAQFWLDVNAKDAAGHAININNAFQMIFRQGLGIIIGSLTAFLIGQVLDASVFQYLRKITGSRKIWLRATGSTLVSQLVDSFVVLGIAFYVFGNWSLAQVIAVGIINYLYKATTAILLTPLLYVAHYFIDRYLGKEHAEELANESAMSSFM, encoded by the coding sequence ATGCCTTCCTACTCGTTTACGAATAAGCGTACCAACCTGTACATTTTCCTGAGCGCCGTTTTTCTGACCAATGCGCTGATCGCCGAAATCATTGGCGTCAAGATCTTTTCGGGCGAAGCCCTCATCGGCACCAAGCCCGCCCAGATTCACCTTTTCGGCGATTTCATCCTCGACTTTAACCTGACCGCCGGTGCTGTCATCTGGCCGTTTGTGTTCATCACCTCCGACATTATCAATGAGTATTTCGGAAAAGCGGGAGTCCGGCGCATCTCGTTCCTCACGGCCGGTTTTGTGGCCTACAGCTTCCTCATCATCTACGCCGTTACAACCCTGCCCCCGGCCCAGTTCTGGCTCGATGTGAATGCCAAAGACGCGGCTGGTCATGCGATCAACATCAACAATGCCTTTCAGATGATTTTCCGGCAGGGTCTCGGGATCATCATCGGCTCACTAACGGCGTTCCTGATCGGGCAGGTACTCGACGCGTCGGTCTTTCAGTACCTGCGCAAAATTACGGGGAGCCGCAAGATATGGCTGCGGGCTACGGGGTCAACGCTGGTTTCCCAGCTTGTCGACTCATTCGTGGTACTCGGAATTGCGTTCTACGTATTCGGCAACTGGTCGCTGGCCCAGGTCATCGCCGTGGGCATCATCAACTACCTATACAAGGCTACCACGGCCATTTTACTGACGCCCCTGCTCTACGTAGCCCACTACTTCATTGACAGGTACCTGGGTAAAGAACACGCCGAGGAACTGGCCAATGAGTCGGCCATGAGTTCGTTTATGTAA
- a CDS encoding TrmH family RNA methyltransferase: protein MLSKNQVKYIQSLHQKKFRQQHGAFLVEGAKSVQEVLQSDFQTELVIATDEFYKENSRLTDHQRSPVEIASAADLERIGTLGSNNAAIAVVRTKENRPLVINSGEIALILDDIRDPGNLGTILRIADWYGVRSILCSDTTADVYNPKVISASKGSFTRVQWWYGDITQFLHQSTGGAERATPVYGAFLEGADVHTLPFAPSGYLVMGNESNGISPAVERYVTQRVTIPRYGDAESLNVGIATAVLLDNWRRGRGGGPLLT from the coding sequence ATGCTTTCAAAAAATCAGGTCAAATACATTCAGTCGTTGCACCAGAAGAAATTCCGCCAGCAACACGGGGCGTTCCTGGTTGAAGGTGCCAAGAGCGTTCAGGAGGTACTTCAATCCGATTTTCAGACTGAACTCGTCATCGCGACCGATGAATTCTACAAAGAAAACAGTCGGTTGACAGACCACCAACGTAGCCCGGTCGAAATCGCGTCTGCGGCCGACCTCGAACGGATCGGCACGCTGGGTAGTAACAACGCGGCTATCGCTGTGGTCAGAACGAAAGAGAACCGTCCTTTAGTCATCAATTCCGGAGAAATAGCTCTGATCCTCGACGATATCCGGGACCCCGGCAACCTGGGCACCATTCTCCGCATTGCCGACTGGTACGGGGTGCGCAGCATCCTGTGTTCCGACACAACGGCTGATGTGTACAATCCCAAAGTTATATCGGCCAGCAAAGGCTCATTCACCCGGGTGCAGTGGTGGTATGGCGACATTACACAGTTTCTGCACCAGTCGACGGGTGGGGCGGAGCGGGCCACTCCGGTATACGGGGCTTTTCTGGAAGGAGCCGACGTACACACGCTGCCCTTTGCGCCGTCGGGTTACCTGGTCATGGGCAACGAATCGAATGGCATCAGCCCCGCCGTTGAACGATACGTCACCCAGCGGGTGACGATACCCCGCTACGGCGATGCCGAGTCGCTCAACGTGGGCATTGCCACGGCAGTGCTGCTGGATAACTGGCGGAGGGGCCGGGGGGGAGGGCCACTGCTTACATAA